One genomic segment of Candidatus Thermoplasmatota archaeon includes these proteins:
- a CDS encoding cupin domain-containing protein, whose product MKHVHYTDVNREKVDDPAATGVNVRWLITREDGAEVFAMRRFDVKAGGHTPHHSHDFEHEVFVLEGGGTLKVEGEEEDLKKGDVVFIPADVKHQFVNDRDETLSFLCLIPYKD is encoded by the coding sequence ATGAAGCACGTGCACTACACGGACGTTAATCGGGAGAAGGTGGATGACCCGGCCGCCACGGGTGTGAACGTCAGATGGTTGATCACTCGGGAGGACGGGGCGGAGGTTTTCGCCATGAGGCGGTTCGACGTCAAGGCTGGCGGGCATACTCCACATCACAGCCACGATTTCGAGCACGAGGTCTTCGTTCTTGAGGGGGGAGGGACGCTGAAGGTCGAGGGCGAGGAGGAGGATTTGAAGAAAGGAGATGTTGTCTTCATTCCCGCCGATGTCAAACATCAGTTCGTGAACGACCGCGATGAGACTCTCAGCTTCCTCTGTTTGATACCGTACAAGGACTAG